A genomic segment from Aegilops tauschii subsp. strangulata cultivar AL8/78 chromosome 1, Aet v6.0, whole genome shotgun sequence encodes:
- the LOC109746853 gene encoding uncharacterized protein: MGSASASSLPTTAGAGENLVLILDFGSQYTQLITRRVRQLGVLSLCVSGTAPLSSLTGLRPRAVILSGGPHSVHASGAPSFPEGFLDFAAEAGAHVLGVCYGMQLLVQSLGGAVEAGERQEYGDTEVEITATSSALYGESGVGNRQSVWMSHGDEVVRLPQGFEVVARSVQGAIAAIEHREKRFYGLQYHPEVTHSTQGKETLRRFLFDVCGIKADWKIQDVLDEQIKTIKSMVGTDEHVICALSGGVDSTVAATLVHNVIGDRLHCVFVDNGLLRYKEKERVMSTFNSDLHLPVTCIDASEQFLSKLKGVKDPEMKRKIVGKEFIAVFDEFAHMLEQQTGKRPEYLVQGTLYPDVIESCPPPGSGMTHSHTIKSHHNVGGLPEDMKLKLIEPLKLLFKDEVRKLGSILNIPESFLR; encoded by the exons ATGggctccgcctccgcctcctccctccCGACCACCGCCGGCGCTGGCGAGAACTTGGTCCTCATCCTCGACTTCGGCTCGCAGTACACCCAGCTCATCACCCGCCGCGTCCGGCAGTTGGGAGTCCTCTCACTGTGCGTCTCCGGCACCGCGCCGCTCTCCTCCCTCACCGGGTTACGTCCCCGCGCTGTCATACTCTCCGGAGGACCCCACTCCGTCCACGCCTCGGGCGCGCCCTCCTTCCCCGAGGGATTCCTCGATTTCGCTGCCGAAGCTGGCGCGCATGTTCTGGGCGTGTGCTACGGTATGCAGCTCCTAGTTCAGTCCCTCGGCGGCGCCGTCGAGGCTGGCGAGCGGCAGGAGTACGGCGATACGGAGGTAGAGATTACTGCGACGTCCTCCGCGCTGTACGGCGAGAGCGGGGTGGGGAACAGACAGTCGGTGTGGATGAGCCACGGCGACGAGGTGGTCAGACTGCCTCAGGGGTTCGAGGTTGTGGCACGAAGTGTGCAGGGCGCAATCGCGGCCATCGAGCATCGGGAGAAGCGTTTTTATGGACTCCAGTACCACCCGGAG GTGACACATTCGACCCAAGGAAAGGAAACACTGCGCCGCTTTCTTTTTGATGTTTGTGGGATTAAAGCTGACTGGAAGATTCAGGATGTGCTGGATGAGCAAATTAAGACCATCAAAAGTATGGTTGGGACTGATGAACATGTGATTTGCGCGTTATCAGGAGGAGTTGATTCGACAGTTGCAGCCACACTTGTTCATAACGTGATAGGTGATAGGCTTCATTGTGTTTTTGTCGACAATGGTCTATTGAG ATACAAGGAGAAGGAACGAGTAATGTCAACCTTTAATAGTGACTTGCACCTTCCTGTCACATGTATTGATGCCTCGGAGCAATTTCTTAGCAAGTTAAAAGGAGTCAAAGACCCAGAGATGAAAAGAAAGATTGTTGGCAAAGAATTCATAGCTGTCTTTGATGAATTTGCTCACATGTTAGAACAGCAGACAGGAAAAAGACCTGAATATTTAGTTCAAGGAACATTATACCCTGATGTGATTGAATCATGCCCACCCCCTGGGAGTGGTATGACACATTCCCACACCATCAAAAGCCATCACAATGTAGGTGGTCTTCCTGAAGATATGAAATTGAAGCTCATTGAACCACTGAAGCTCCTATTTAAGGATGAG GTGCGGAAGTTGGGCAGTATCTTAAATATCCCAGAGTCATTCTTAAGGTGA